A region of Desulfolithobacter dissulfuricans DNA encodes the following proteins:
- the atpB gene encoding F0F1 ATP synthase subunit A, protein MEHPILFINVILQYLGLPVPHTVTGHTLLEKLCAPYMTYTWLVMAFWIIVPRLTMGKLEIIPGKGQNFWEVLIGGLMDFFEENLGRDGARMLYPMMATFFLYIVVANMIGLIPGFMSPTSNLNITLGMTLIVWVTHHILGFRYHGIKYYKHFMGPLPVMAPFMFILEVISNFARLLSLSMRLFGNILAKEILLAVLFMLAGAYFAPLPILCLGVLVSLIQAVVFTLLSVLYCAQAMEHAH, encoded by the coding sequence ATGGAACATCCAATTCTGTTTATTAACGTTATCCTTCAGTACCTGGGATTACCGGTGCCGCATACGGTAACAGGCCATACCCTTCTGGAGAAATTGTGTGCGCCGTACATGACCTATACCTGGCTGGTTATGGCGTTCTGGATCATCGTGCCCCGGCTGACCATGGGCAAACTGGAGATCATCCCCGGCAAGGGGCAGAACTTCTGGGAAGTGCTCATCGGCGGATTGATGGATTTCTTCGAGGAAAACCTGGGCCGTGACGGCGCCCGGATGCTCTATCCCATGATGGCCACGTTCTTCCTCTACATCGTGGTGGCCAACATGATCGGGCTGATTCCTGGTTTCATGTCCCCGACCTCCAATCTGAACATCACCCTGGGAATGACCCTCATTGTCTGGGTCACCCACCATATCCTGGGATTCCGGTACCATGGAATCAAGTACTACAAACACTTCATGGGCCCCTTGCCGGTCATGGCCCCGTTCATGTTCATCCTCGAGGTGATCAGTAACTTTGCCCGGCTGCTTTCACTCTCCATGCGTCTTTTCGGAAACATCCTGGCCAAGGAGATTCTCCTGGCCGTACTGTTCATGCTGGCCGGAGCCTATTTCGCACCGCTGCCAATTCTGTGCCTCGGTGTCCTGGTCTCCCTGATCCAGGCCGTGGTCTTTACCCTGCTGTCGGTTCTTTACTGTGCCCAGGCCATGGAACACGCCCATTAA
- a CDS encoding ATP synthase subunit I: MSEHEETGTDRKTVEPGILLLRYIQVFSWLVLIVFVAGGWYLFGWPFARSVLVGGVLANGSFFLLKKDIEQLIHRVAMAGGDMRAVKRIEKIRFFLKFYARLILLGLLLFVLATKLSINMIGLVLGLSTIMLSVIIVVLSKGRMIYSVQSFKGA, from the coding sequence ATGAGTGAGCACGAAGAAACCGGGACCGACCGGAAGACCGTAGAGCCCGGGATTCTCCTGCTGCGTTACATACAGGTGTTCAGCTGGCTGGTGCTGATTGTGTTTGTCGCCGGCGGCTGGTACCTGTTCGGTTGGCCCTTTGCCCGTTCCGTGCTGGTTGGCGGGGTTCTGGCCAATGGCAGTTTCTTTCTGCTGAAAAAGGATATTGAGCAGCTGATCCACCGGGTAGCCATGGCCGGTGGTGATATGAGGGCGGTCAAGCGCATTGAGAAAATCCGTTTTTTTCTCAAGTTTTACGCCCGTCTCATCCTGCTGGGTCTGCTTCTGTTCGTGCTGGCCACCAAGCTCAGCATCAACATGATCGGCCTGGTACTTGGTCTGTCCACCATCATGCTCAGCGTCATCATCGTCGTCTTGAGTAAGGGCAGGATGATATATTCCGTACAAAGTTTTAAGGGAGCGTAG
- a CDS encoding AtpZ/AtpI family protein → MSEDRREMFRLLAVYSHVGLTFVFSIFIGLGIGWYLDNRVFDGKTSPYLTFIFLGFGIAAGFKNLWELTRQIPKDKE, encoded by the coding sequence ATGTCGGAAGATCGAAGGGAGATGTTCAGGCTGCTGGCTGTGTACAGTCATGTCGGTCTGACCTTTGTATTCTCCATATTCATCGGGCTCGGGATCGGCTGGTACCTTGATAACAGGGTATTTGACGGTAAAACATCGCCGTATCTGACATTTATATTTCTGGGGTTCGGGATCGCCGCCGGTTTCAAGAATCTCTGGGAGCTGACCCGGCAGATTCCGAAAGATAAAGAATGA
- the hemL gene encoding glutamate-1-semialdehyde 2,1-aminomutase, with amino-acid sequence MKTDLSASLFEKARQVIPGGVNSPVRACKSVGCDPLFVRKAKGAVVVDVDGNEFIDFVGSWGPMILGHAHPEVIEAIEKTAVDGTSFGAPTPLEVELAEMVCDSVPSLEKVRFVNSGTEATMSAVRLARGYTGRNVVVKFDGCYHGHADSFLVKAGSGVITLGIPGSPGVPEDIVKNTLSIPYNNVEVLEETLRDEKLDIACVIVEPVAGNMGVVVPEMAFLKKLRELTAELGIVLIFDEVITGFRLALGGAQERFGIMPDLTCLGKIIGGGLPVGAYGGKREIMDQIAPDGPVYQAGTLSGNPLAMAAGLAMLKVVRREGFYRELEEKSDWFAGELAGIAAGAAVPTTLNRIGSMMTCFFTPDPVTDFESAMKADSEMYGRHFRQMLAGGVWLAPSQFEAAFISGAHERSHLEKALEVTEWSFKKLAEQ; translated from the coding sequence ATGAAGACTGATCTTTCCGCTTCGCTTTTTGAAAAGGCCCGCCAGGTGATTCCCGGCGGGGTTAATTCACCGGTTCGGGCCTGTAAGTCGGTGGGCTGTGATCCGCTCTTTGTCCGGAAGGCAAAGGGAGCGGTGGTTGTCGATGTGGATGGCAACGAATTCATCGATTTTGTCGGTTCCTGGGGACCGATGATCCTGGGGCACGCCCATCCCGAGGTTATCGAGGCCATTGAGAAAACCGCGGTGGACGGAACCAGTTTCGGCGCCCCGACCCCGCTGGAGGTGGAGCTGGCCGAGATGGTCTGCGACTCGGTACCGTCGCTTGAAAAAGTCCGGTTCGTGAATTCCGGCACCGAGGCCACCATGAGCGCGGTCCGGCTTGCCCGGGGCTATACCGGACGGAACGTGGTGGTCAAGTTCGACGGCTGTTACCACGGCCACGCGGATTCCTTTCTGGTCAAGGCCGGTTCCGGGGTTATCACCCTTGGCATTCCCGGCAGTCCCGGCGTGCCGGAGGATATTGTCAAGAACACCCTCTCCATTCCCTATAACAACGTCGAGGTCCTGGAAGAGACCCTGCGGGACGAGAAGCTGGACATCGCCTGTGTCATCGTCGAGCCTGTGGCCGGCAACATGGGGGTGGTGGTGCCGGAGATGGCCTTTTTGAAGAAGCTGCGGGAGCTGACCGCCGAGCTGGGGATCGTCCTCATTTTCGACGAGGTGATCACCGGCTTCCGGCTGGCCCTGGGCGGGGCCCAGGAGCGGTTCGGCATCATGCCGGATCTGACCTGCCTTGGCAAGATCATCGGTGGCGGGTTGCCGGTGGGGGCCTATGGCGGCAAAAGGGAGATCATGGACCAGATCGCGCCGGACGGACCGGTGTACCAGGCCGGGACTCTGTCGGGCAATCCCCTGGCCATGGCAGCGGGACTGGCCATGCTCAAGGTGGTTCGCCGGGAGGGTTTCTACCGGGAGCTGGAGGAAAAGAGCGACTGGTTTGCCGGCGAGCTGGCCGGGATCGCCGCCGGGGCCGCCGTCCCGACCACTCTCAACCGGATCGGTTCCATGATGACCTGTTTCTTTACCCCGGACCCGGTGACTGACTTTGAATCGGCCATGAAGGCGGACAGCGAAATGTATGGCCGCCACTTCCGCCAGATGCTGGCCGGGGGTGTATGGCTGGCGCCGTCGCAGTTTGAAGCGGCATTTATCTCTGGTGCACATGAGCGGTCTCACTTGGAAAAAGCACTGGAGGTGACTGAATGGTCATTCAAAAAATTGGCAGAACAGTAA
- the trxA gene encoding thioredoxin, with the protein MASDKVVHVSDGEFDSKVLQNELPTLVDFWAPWCGPCKAIGPVIDELAVEYAGQVQIAKMNVDDNPATPGKYGIRAIPTLILFKGGEVVDQITGAVGKAQLIDLLSKAS; encoded by the coding sequence ATGGCAAGCGACAAGGTAGTGCATGTTTCTGATGGTGAATTTGACAGCAAGGTGCTGCAGAATGAACTGCCCACCCTGGTGGACTTTTGGGCCCCGTGGTGCGGTCCGTGCAAAGCCATCGGCCCGGTTATAGACGAACTCGCCGTGGAATATGCAGGCCAGGTGCAGATCGCCAAGATGAACGTAGACGACAATCCGGCCACGCCGGGAAAATATGGCATCCGGGCCATCCCCACCCTGATTCTGTTCAAAGGTGGCGAAGTGGTGGATCAGATAACCGGTGCTGTTGGCAAGGCCCAGCTCATCGACCTGCTGAGTAAAGCCAGCTGA
- the trxB gene encoding thioredoxin-disulfide reductase — MLQTDYKLIIVGGGPAGLTAGLYAARGRLEALLLEKGAVGGQVLLTDWVDNYPGFVEGLSGFDLIEKMTAHADRFGVEKKLGTVQSMDLQDTVKTLHLDDGSTLTTLAVILCTGARPNKLGVPGEKEFAGRGVSYCATCDGPFYRNQQIAVVGGGNTAIQEAIHLTKFASRVTVIHRRDTLRATKILQEKAFANDKIDFIWNTTVEAIEGGDSGVERLRLAHADGSTSFLEVSGIFILIGVVPNNEMLPQDQLHLDKQGFVLTDTEMLTNLPGVFAAGDIRSKNFRQIINAAGDGATAELSAEQYLGSLR; from the coding sequence ATGCTACAGACCGATTACAAGCTCATCATTGTCGGTGGCGGTCCCGCCGGACTGACCGCCGGGCTCTACGCTGCCCGTGGGCGACTGGAGGCACTGCTGCTGGAGAAAGGCGCTGTGGGCGGCCAGGTACTGCTGACAGACTGGGTAGACAACTACCCCGGCTTTGTCGAAGGACTCAGTGGCTTTGACCTCATCGAGAAGATGACCGCCCATGCCGACCGGTTCGGGGTGGAAAAGAAACTGGGTACCGTCCAGTCCATGGATCTGCAGGACACGGTGAAGACCCTCCACCTCGACGACGGTTCGACCCTGACGACTCTGGCTGTCATTCTCTGCACCGGCGCCCGGCCCAACAAGCTGGGCGTTCCGGGAGAAAAGGAATTTGCCGGTCGCGGGGTGTCCTACTGCGCCACCTGCGACGGACCCTTTTATCGCAACCAGCAGATTGCCGTGGTGGGCGGCGGCAACACGGCGATCCAGGAGGCCATCCATCTGACCAAATTCGCCTCCCGGGTAACAGTCATCCATCGCCGCGACACACTGCGGGCCACCAAGATTCTCCAGGAAAAGGCCTTTGCCAACGATAAGATCGACTTTATCTGGAACACCACGGTGGAAGCCATTGAGGGCGGTGACAGCGGGGTCGAGCGTCTCCGTCTCGCCCATGCGGACGGATCCACCTCGTTTCTCGAGGTCAGCGGCATCTTCATCCTCATCGGGGTGGTGCCCAACAACGAAATGCTGCCCCAGGATCAGCTGCACCTGGATAAACAGGGCTTTGTCCTCACCGATACCGAGATGCTGACCAATCTCCCGGGAGTCTTCGCCGCCGGCGATATACGCAGCAAGAACTTCCGTCAGATCATCAATGCAGCAGGAGACGGGGCCACAGCCGAGCTTTCCGCCGAGCAGTACCTGGGCTCACTTAGATGA
- a CDS encoding outer membrane protein assembly factor BamD → MTSTAPRPIRSAKVLLCLLIILSTTLLAGCADNNLSDMFNFFDTGEEEQITPESLAIQGMDEFNRGRYSSALKTFEQIMDRYPFSSQALLAELKAADCHYYMGEYEEAKLLYKEFEERHPTNEAIPYVLFQIGMCDFKRTDRIDRDISGAQDAIQSFSRLLRAYPDSPYSREARARIKAAREFLVNHEYFVATFYVRTKKYDQAIHRLKYLLATYPDSAIAPKARKLLQRLEEGNPPKMGIAKWLPDFNMPDWLLYGEDTDKKENKDNKGVLKN, encoded by the coding sequence ATGACATCAACTGCCCCACGTCCCATCCGATCCGCCAAAGTCCTCCTCTGCCTTCTCATTATTCTGTCCACCACCCTGCTGGCCGGCTGCGCGGACAACAACCTCAGCGATATGTTCAACTTTTTCGATACCGGTGAAGAGGAGCAGATAACGCCGGAAAGCCTGGCCATCCAGGGCATGGACGAGTTCAACCGCGGCCGCTACAGTTCAGCCCTCAAGACCTTTGAGCAGATCATGGACCGCTACCCTTTCAGTTCCCAGGCCCTGCTGGCCGAGCTGAAGGCTGCGGACTGCCACTACTACATGGGTGAATATGAAGAGGCCAAGCTGCTCTACAAGGAATTCGAGGAACGGCATCCCACCAACGAGGCCATCCCCTATGTTCTGTTCCAGATCGGCATGTGTGATTTCAAGCGCACCGACCGGATCGACCGGGATATCTCCGGGGCCCAGGACGCCATCCAGTCGTTTTCCCGGCTGCTGCGGGCCTATCCCGACTCACCCTACTCCAGAGAGGCAAGGGCCCGGATCAAGGCCGCCAGGGAGTTTCTGGTCAACCATGAATATTTTGTCGCCACCTTCTATGTCCGGACCAAGAAATATGACCAGGCCATCCACCGGCTGAAATACCTGCTGGCCACCTATCCGGATTCGGCCATCGCCCCCAAGGCCAGGAAACTGCTCCAGCGCCTGGAAGAGGGCAATCCGCCCAAAATGGGCATCGCCAAATGGCTGCCCGACTTCAACATGCCCGACTGGCTGCTCTACGGGGAAGATACGGATAAGAAAGAAAACAAGGACAATAAGGGTGTCTTGAAAAATTAG
- a CDS encoding NIL domain-containing protein, which translates to MYTRIYFLRYPKETSDQPIIYQLVKRYDVEFNILKADIRPQRDGIMILELKGNKENVRDALAYLKSLGVQAERLAGKIRRDDERCFQCGACTGICPVGALYIQRPEMAVLFDPEKCTGCGQCVTGCPVRAMEVSFDQLSEEGVRA; encoded by the coding sequence ATGTACACACGAATCTATTTTCTACGCTACCCCAAGGAAACATCGGATCAGCCCATCATCTATCAACTGGTGAAACGCTATGATGTGGAGTTCAATATTCTCAAGGCTGACATCCGGCCCCAGCGGGACGGGATCATGATCCTGGAGCTCAAGGGCAATAAGGAGAATGTCCGCGATGCTCTGGCCTATCTGAAGAGTCTTGGCGTGCAGGCCGAACGGCTGGCCGGCAAGATCCGTCGTGATGATGAGAGGTGTTTTCAGTGTGGAGCCTGCACCGGCATTTGTCCTGTGGGAGCGCTCTACATCCAACGGCCGGAGATGGCGGTGCTCTTTGATCCGGAAAAATGCACCGGCTGTGGGCAGTGTGTGACCGGCTGCCCGGTCAGGGCCATGGAAGTCTCTTTTGATCAGCTGTCCGAGGAAGGGGTGCGGGCCTGA
- a CDS encoding AAA family ATPase: protein MSSPPATPPDGIPVMGQRQKIYVFFGLIASGKSTLARAWAAQHGFLYLNTDRVRKELAGLQPTERRPDGLGQGIYTPEFTRRTYDAMLARADEALGTGAGGVVLDGSYSSRAERDRVRELARRHGAEVLFVLCYCSDEEVARRLALRARDPEAVSDGRWEIYLKQKEFFSMPGELVSGELLRLDTEADISTLLTRLEQTIREED, encoded by the coding sequence TTGAGCTCGCCACCCGCTACGCCTCCTGACGGGATTCCGGTCATGGGGCAGCGGCAGAAAATATACGTCTTCTTCGGGTTGATCGCCTCGGGGAAGTCCACCCTGGCCAGGGCCTGGGCCGCGCAGCACGGTTTTTTGTACCTGAACACCGATCGGGTCCGCAAGGAACTTGCCGGCCTGCAACCCACCGAGCGGCGGCCCGATGGCCTGGGGCAGGGAATCTACACCCCGGAATTTACCCGCAGGACCTATGACGCCATGCTGGCCCGGGCCGATGAGGCCCTTGGGACCGGCGCTGGCGGCGTGGTCCTTGACGGCTCCTATTCGAGCCGGGCGGAGCGGGACCGGGTTCGGGAGCTGGCCCGGCGCCACGGGGCCGAGGTTTTGTTTGTCCTGTGTTACTGCAGTGATGAAGAGGTGGCGCGCCGACTGGCTCTTAGGGCCCGGGATCCTGAGGCCGTGTCCGACGGCCGCTGGGAAATCTACCTGAAGCAGAAGGAATTTTTTTCCATGCCCGGGGAACTGGTGTCCGGCGAGCTTCTCCGGCTGGATACAGAGGCGGATATCTCCACCCTGCTCACCCGCCTGGAGCAGACTATCCGGGAGGAGGATTGA